gatacgtacattttgggaacacggtagtgcaattgagagggagcgctaacataaacatggaatctatagcttctatctggcgaatagtaagtaaaggatgatctccttcgagcttgaccaaacgaaaataaatggtggagatctcatttcacataagctgaaatatcatttatacggggttaagcgttttaaggattaaatacattgtagggtgtaacggtaatttaatccctttacagtgtagatcattcatatagaggattattgatcaaattaggattataacaatggataactaatgatgtgtctatatggtggaacatatagagcattctatataccgagagtgcaattctaagttctatgcgtggattcaacaaagaattaataagtcagtgaatttaggtgatAAATTCtttatctgcttattggaagctcggttatatagacccatggtccccgcactagttgagataatattgcttgtaagactcatataattggttttgattaatcaattataattctcaaattagactatgtctatttgtgaatttttcaataagtaagggcgaaattgtaaagaaagagctttaggggcatatttcttaattatgatactttgtatggttcaattaataaatatgataaatgacaatgttatttaacaattatttatagttattaaatagttagaattggcatttaaatggttgaattagaaaattggcgtttttgagaaaatcagatgcagaaaagataaaactgcaaaattgcaaaaagtgaggcccaaatccacatgtatagggccggccacttttataggaatttacctctgatattttcattatgttaatgccaaataattcaaacctaaccctagtggaatgctataaatagatagtgaaggcttcaggaaaaaaacacttttcttctgacttttcattcagaaaaaactgagcctctctctctccctatctttggccgaccccactctctctctcttcttccttgaatttcgaaattcttagtgttagagtagtgcccacactatacctcaaccatagtgaggaagatcgtgaagaaagactttcagcaagaaggagtttcagcacaaaagaatcagagaaagagatccaggttcagatattgataatgctctgctacagaaaggaatcaagggctagatatctgaacggaaggagtcatattattccgctgcacccaatgtaaggtttactaaactttatatgtgtttatttcatcgttttagaaagttcatatttagggtgttaatcaacatacgtGTGGGTAAATctgttaaaataatttccaacagttcttCCTTATTAGGAATTTGATCTCCCTCTTAAAATTTTGATACTCATTGGTGTCATGGCCGAAGTCAGTATGAAACTGATAAAACTTTGACATATCCCTCTTGCTCAACTCCCTTTTGATGGGAGGGGCCTTATTCAGGACTGGTCCTAACGTATATGGGGCCTAAGGGGAAATCAAATTTTGGGGCCCCTATATATAATTTAACTAttataaaaatgatagttctagTGCTTAGTGTAatggtaaatttttaaaaattcttaaGAAGTCAAAGGTTCAATCCCTCATAACCacacattaaatattttttaaaaaaattaaaaagtagagGTTAGGAATTGATCCCATGACCTCTTACTTTACAATAAGACCTTTTACCACTacaccaaataattttttattatattttcttctaatttaacactttatctatatattaatattttttttcacaaattCGAGGCCCTGGGCGTTCGGGGGCCCGAGGCGCACGCCTAGTCTGCCTACCCTCAAGGCCGGCCTTGGCCTTATTGTATGGGACTGTTCCCTGAGTGACCATGAAGATGGCCTCAGGTTTCTCCATTAAGAGGGTGAAGCAAGTGTACTTCTCCTCCTTGTCTTTCTGGTTTTGTGGCGTGGGAGAAGTGTTTCACTTCCCCTTTTTGCCACTATTTCTTCTAGAGCTATTATTATTGCGCTTGTCCCTAGTGTTTTTGCCACTAGAGGTTTAGGCAAAGTTTCTAGTGCCAGCCTCTACACTTGACAAGTCGTGGGGTGGCAAGATGCTCGCGACTGCCTATTGTCGACTTGCCCTGTCTAGGCTTATCGGACAGCTTCCTCCAGCATGATAAAGCCATCATCTCTGTCGAGTAACTCCTTCATGTTGTTGGTCGAGATCCTCCAAATATGTTTCCAAAAGTCACTCAATGGAAGGATGCCCCCTAGTATGTTCATTGTCTTTCTTCTGTTAGGCCTTTGACCTTGGTGGCCTCGACCATGAATCTTTGGATGTAATCCTTTAAAGGTTTTCCTTATCATTATTTGACTTTGACAAGATCTTTCAGCGGTAATGGTATCATCCTCGAGAATGAGAACTATGTGTAGAACTCTCGGAAAAACTCTTTCCATGAATTGAATCTTCTTGGGGCCAGCTTGAAGTACTATTGTGGagttttttttgacaaagttaTCGAGAATATGCGACACCGCACATCACCAGTAATTTTTTTGAGATCAAGttgcatctcgaaatacttgaTGTGTGCTAGTGGGTCTTCTCGTCCGGTATACATCTTTCATACTCACATCTTGAACTTTGGCAAGGATAAGGTATTTATGTATGCTGAGAATGGTGATGCCCTTGACCTGTCTAGTTCAAGGTCCGAAGGTTTTGGACCCGCTAGGCCCTTGATCATATCCCTTATTTGGTCCAACTGTGCTTGCATAAAAGGATCCATTGCTGCAGGGACTTGGCTGACTGGCCCTTCTTGAATAGGCTACAACCCTGAATGTGTCAAGGTCTGGTTGGTCATACTCTGGGAGAGGGTATGGTGGAGGCCAGCAAGCTTTTAGCTCTATTTCTCTCCTTGGCCGGCCGCTCTTAGATAGGGTGACTGGCCTTGGCTAGCCAATTCTATGCTAGGTAGGGCCTAGCCACTCGTATCCCTCGATTGCTGGTACATCTGGTGTATTAAGAGTGGGTAGATCGCATAAGTTGTTGGACTTAGCTGGATCTAGATATCAGAAGTGACTAGACTCACTTCTCAAGTTGTTGTTTTGGGTGTTTCCACCCATTCCTGGACCCAGACAGTTGAAGATCAGCCTTTGGGCTACTTTCTCCCAAAGGCCCCGGATCAGGAGTTCACCCTGCTGGCCAACCAGGGGTGTACCACCAAAAGGCTGGCCGGCCAGAGGTTGTCCAAGTGGGGGTGTTGTAGAGCCTGAGATCCCTGGTCGGGCCCCTAGATTGTTGGTTGCCGAGATCTAGCTATTCTCACCATCAGGCCTTCATGGCAAGGCTTTTCCTCCTTTGGGTAGGGGAAGGTCTATCCTAGTTCCTTAGGAACCTGGTTGGACAGTCTATTGGTAGACCCTCCCCGATTTGTTGACTAGTATCCCTAAGAGTGGATCTTTGATTAGATCCTGACCTCTCCAAACAGTTCTTTCATTTAACCGCCTTATCAAGTCGCTAGCTTATGGATTGCGACGGTCTAGCTTCGCCTAGTGAGATTGAAGGATGTACTTCTAGTCATCCATCCATCCTAGAAATTCAAGTCTCTATTGTGCACATACATCATAGTTAATAGCGCGTGGTTCTTCAGTCTAGCTGACTTGGCAGACAGCCTCTCTAAGTCTAGCTAACTTGAGATCTTTTCCCAAGTATATATGGGGCTCGCCGATTCCTAGCCCCGTCTCTCCAGCATAATACTGGGGACAAGGTCTGGTTGTTTTGTTTGGGGGCCGCTCCACGTGGGTCCTTCCTTCAATGGGAGGCACCAATGAAGGGTCCTCCATAGGAGGCATGGACCGATTATTTAGATCCACTAGAATAGTTGTGTCAACCTAGCCAGGTGTGGTGGCCAGATTGGTGGTGCCTGCTGAGATGGCAAGAGTGGCCATATGTGGTGTTCGTGGAGATTCCAGTTGTAACTGAAATACAAATATCAGGATATGTAATCATAGGGTCTTAAGAAACCTGATGAGGTAGATGTTGTAGCCAAAGTTCTCCTCGTGTTAACCATGACGTTTGATCAGATAAATTATCAATttcctctcaatgaaagcaccaaactgttgacCTCAAATTTGGCCAACTGACAGCAGAGTCGAATTTAATGTTGATGCTTGCCACGTGTTACACAATTAGAAGAATAAAGTAGATAGACATAGAATTTTATAGAGCTTTGACCCTCTTAGTTAGCGGGTAAATACCTACTTCCCTTTTAGCTGTATTGATACCGAGAGATAATACTACTCAGATCACTATAGTGATGGGATCTGAAGTAGCTCTCTAAAGGTTACAATGTAGGAATCAGAGTTGAGAAATCTCAAGTTAGAGAAGAGCAATGGGCGTGTGAGAGAAAGATATGAGTTATAAGACTTATAGCTTTGAGTTTGAGACTTAATGACTTACGGTTTTAGGGTTTGACTAAGGCTCTTTATATAAGAGAGCTTACACCTTTCAAATCCTTTTAGAAATAGGTAAAATAAActattatttacatattaaattaataaaatacaaatgactaaaatgcccctcaaaaataaatattttccctGTATTTTTGTGGGTAGTTAAGGCCCAATTTGTGATCTTGTTTGTTGTCCACGTATGAAAGCTGCGCACCGAAATCCTGTCAGGCCAAAGGCTGGCCGGCCATGGGATGTTCAGAAGTTGGGCAGCCTATGCTGGCAATAGGGTCGGCTAGGGGTGGCCGCCCAGCCCCCTTGAGGTGGCTGGTTCGTCACTCTGTCGTCCTGCTTGAGTACTCGGACCCCTATCGTTGGTTAAAGTGTTGAGTAGATGACTTGACTTTCTTATTAGCGAGATGTATTGGCACGTGACATTGATGTTGGCCACCTAAACATGTCACGTTAGGtggacaaaaataaaaatacaataaaataatctatgaataaataaaaaaaactcaatTTCTAGTGTAATAAGCTCTTTTGTTATATAGTTAGATTTAGTATAACATACAAACAcctcaaaataatataaatggggTCACTTTTGATCGGTTTGTCATTTGTGTCTTTGAGATATAGGCTAATTAATTCTACATTAATTCCTTGATTTAGATATatcataataatttatataaaaaagcgAGTCGAAAAAGATGGAGCAAATTAGAAGACTTTAGTTTTGTGTCcactttttgtttattttttatttttttcgaaaaaaagaaaagagatagaAATAGTAGCACCACATGGCTGACCCTAGCCTAAAGAAATTTGAGAAAAGGAAGCACCCCTAACTAGCTAGTCCCCCACCACTCCAAGAGATGcaatttataataattcatgTCCTCAATATTGAATACACAGTATATAACTTCTTTCAACCCACTGCCTgcaaacaataaataattaaaataaaaatctctCTTTCgtacacactctctctctcactctatATCTCTATAAATATTCAGCATTGGCTAGTCATTTTTTCAAACTGCTCAGTCACataactctctttctctctataaaatacatcttataatttttttaaaaaaaagaaagaaaaagaaaaacaaggaTGGCTCCCAATAAGGGTGATAATGTTGTTGTTTCTAATATGAAGCTTGAGAGAATGTTAAGCATGAAAGGTGGCAAAGGAGAAGCCAGCTACGCCAACAATTCCCAAGcccaggtatatatatatataaatagttatATAGTTATTATTAATGGTGTGATTCTCTCATGGTATGTTTTCTTCAAGCTAACCGCGGGTTGAGAAGTTTTAGAGAGTTTAATTTGTTTGAATTCTAGAAGGagataataatttttcaaaaatataataaaaaatgaagaaaatatcaataacaagaagaaattaaatatgtatgtatgtatgcagGCACTGCATGCTAAATCAATGCTCCACCTGCTTGAAGAAACCCTAGATGGAGTTCAACTAAACTCAGCAGAGGTACCATTTGTGGTGGCAGACCTAGGATGCTCGTGTGGGAACAACACCATCTACATCGTTGATGTGATCATAAAGCACATGATCAAACGTTATGAGGCGTTGGATCATCATCATCCACCACCAGAGTTTTCGGCTTTCTTCTCTGATCTTCCAAGCAACGATTTCAACACCCTCTTTCAGCTTCTTCCTCCTTTAGCCAACGACGGTGGTAGCATGGAGGAGTGCCTCGCCGCTGATACCCACCGCTCCTACTTCGCAGCCGGTGTTCCTGGCTCTTTTTACAAAAGACTCTTTCCAGCCAAATCCATTGACGTTTTCTACTCGGCTTTTTCCTTGCATTGGCTCTCACAGGTATATATGTacctaattaatatttaattatttcttcttttaatttttatgtgtcCTTAGTTAtactacaaattaattaataatattacttgtttgtttatatatattatatatacagtaTATACATAGACGTTTGTTGCCAATGACCATATAAATATTAGGCCacctcataaaaaaaaaaatatgctagGTTATAGTagtgttaaaaataaaatgttaataTGCAACAAAAATgaaatgttaaaaattaataaatttttcattactTGCCGGTTACGCGAGGGTCAAAATGTTAATGCAAGAAAATATTGTTGGTCGTCAGTCTTAAGAGGAAACAATTTATATAAGACAAAACATATATAGGCTATGActatattaaataacattaatttCTTGTTAATTTTACTATGGCTCGTATCATCTACGTGTGTCTCTAATTTTAAACTAGCTGACGTGTATATCATAATTATGTATGTGCGTGGCCATATATAACATATACCTATATTCTGTTAAGAAAATAACATATAgctattttgtttgtttttgtttgttttttttttttttttctgttgtttaataaagaaatatatatttattgtttttttttaaagttgaaTGAAGTGGTTAATGTGTATTGTTCATCATCAATACTTATCCCAAAGCTAATACAAAACTAATAAGTTTGATTATCTATTCATTAACATATTTTGTGTTTTAGTCTTACGTACTTCACCTTAATAGGTGGCTTTTGtattaataatatatgtatacttaattaataatacttagtaataataatttaataatagtcGAATTAATTTGATCTAGTGATGGTAGGTAGATAAAAAGTAGAGAACAATTATGATATAGTGTCTTAAACAAAAGTATGCTGTAGAGAGAAGAGTCTTAATTTTATATAAGAGTTAGAAAGCTATAGATTACAAATGATCAATGATTCCatataatatatgtaatataattaAGTAGCTCAATCGTATTTTGAAAGGTGATGATCATCAATTAAGCTTTctaattaatttctatttgttaaaGCCCCCAGCTTGacatttttttccctttttttcttttctttttttttttaaaggttACTATAGTATTAAAAGTCCAAAAAGTTATTTAAACTTTCTCATTGATCACCTTTATTTTATAAGTTGGAATCGgtaataaataatcatatatataagCCATTCTTTCAACTAAATCAACTACTTGATAGTtacattgtatatatataatctccGCCAAAGAATccacaaaaaaactaaaaaatttatagagCATAATCTGCACGAGGATTCCTCTTAGTAACatctttttatatattaatttttatatacttaatttttttttttttaatttctttaaatttaatctttttgcaaatttaaaatattacttAAATATTATCTAATTCTAactaaattaatcaatttactTTGAAAttttactattatatatatggtatatataatgattatataattaatatttaacagtaatatttaattagtgtattaaatttaaaaaaaaaataaacttcaaacaaattttaccacaaaaggaaataaaaaaattaaatatataaaattaaaacatacaAAAATTTCGCTCAATCTGCACCGCCCAACTTTTTGGTCAAAAGACATTGAAATTTGATACTCATTTTAAAGCAGTACTtgcttatatatacataaacaaaataaaagctATCATGACCAaaaacacttttttttaattgttcatgggaaaatcaaaattaaattccCAAATTTGTGAGTCCAATGTTTTCTTTTTGTCATAATAAGATTCAATGCTGAAAACGTGATGAGAGTTTGGGTTGGGTGTAGGTGCCAGAATGTGTGTTAGACAAGAGATCAGCAGCCTATAACAAAGGCAGAGTGTTCATCCATGGAGCTAATGAGATCACAGCAAAAGCATATAAAAAACAGTTTCAAATGGACTTGGCTGGGTTCCTCACATCAAGATCAAAGGAGATGAAGAGAGGTGGGTCCATGTTCCTTGTCTGCTTAGGGAGGACCTCACTGGACCCCACAGACCAAGGTGGGGCTGGCCTACTTTTTGGGACCCACTTTCAGGATGCTTGGGATGATCTTATCCAAGAGGTAATTATTATATCGAAAACATTCTGATTGTATCATTGTGTGTCAACAGtgtcttattaccattttcTCTTCTGGCAGACCAAAAACCTATAATATGTATAACAAAActgatgaaaaaataaaagcaagAGAAAAAAGGGGAGGGGGAGGGGGGGAAAATGATTAGGTGTTGTTGGTTTTACAAAAACTTATTATGAAATTCTACTGGTCATGATTGAACTTGATTAATTCTAGCCATTAGATACACTCTCCAAAATGAATCTAGCCCTTCATTTGTTCCTCACTGTGTCGGCAAAATAATGACTATGGCAGCTGGTGGGTGGTCCATATGTATGTGTTCCTTCCTGACCATAGTAATGGAATTTCATATATACAATGTGATTTGATTATAGGCACAACACCATCATGTCTTGTGTTTCAAGACAAGGAGAACATTTTTGATCAAACTGATCATTGTTTTGATCAgattatgataaaaaaaaaacagaaacgACTTTTATTTGTATAATGTGTGAGTACATATATAAAGCTATAATCCGTCTACTGATCAATCAATAAATAGCTTATTCTTATCCTTGTGGTACATGGATTATCATTAGCTTTTCATGGTTTTGGTGAGAGTCTCAGTGAGTTCACATTACTATTAGTTTCTCTCAATTCAAAGAATAGGCTATAGAGATATACTGTAATCAAAGTACTTGAGAACTACATGCCTTTTCAATTTTCCATATGTAAAGAAGAATACAAAAATGAATTCTTCAGCAGTAACTTTAACTTCATCTTGTTATATACCCTGCTAGATTGTCAGTGTCATCATATCATAATCCACCAATGTTAAACTCCTGagtaattttttagtaatttaatcTTTTATCAATTTCAATCCCACTAATATGTTACTTTATTAGCTTATCATCATATTAAGAAACATGTTAATAATGACAGGGACTAATTAGCAGTGAAAAAAGGGACAATTTTAACATTCCAGTGTATGCACCAAGTTTACAAGACTTCAAGGAAGTAGTAGAAGCAGTTGGGTCATTTTCCATCAACAAGCTTGAGGTTTTCAAAGGAGGAAGCCCACTCGTGGTGAACCAGCCTGATGATCAAGCTGAAGTGGGAAGAGCCCTTGCCAATAGCTGCCGCAGTGTGGCTGGTGTCCTAGTTGACGCCCATCTCGGCGACCAGCTTAGCGAAGAGCTCTTTTCAAGAATAGAAAGCAGAGCCACAAGCCAAGCCAAAGAACTACTTGAGAAGCTACAATTCTTTCACATAGTGGCCTCTCTTTCTTTTGCGtagaaaaaataaagttaaagaaaagaaaaggtgtATTCAGGAAAGAGGGAGATttccttcttttcttttcttttttttttttttactgtccttttattttatttttcagttttgGTCACTTTCTCCTATCTTTAGTTTGTTACTTGATTGCG
This Cannabis sativa cultivar Pink pepper isolate KNU-18-1 chromosome 6, ASM2916894v1, whole genome shotgun sequence DNA region includes the following protein-coding sequences:
- the LOC115725140 gene encoding indole-3-acetate O-methyltransferase 1; the protein is MAPNKGDNVVVSNMKLERMLSMKGGKGEASYANNSQAQALHAKSMLHLLEETLDGVQLNSAEVPFVVADLGCSCGNNTIYIVDVIIKHMIKRYEALDHHHPPPEFSAFFSDLPSNDFNTLFQLLPPLANDGGSMEECLAADTHRSYFAAGVPGSFYKRLFPAKSIDVFYSAFSLHWLSQVPECVLDKRSAAYNKGRVFIHGANEITAKAYKKQFQMDLAGFLTSRSKEMKRGGSMFLVCLGRTSLDPTDQGGAGLLFGTHFQDAWDDLIQEGLISSEKRDNFNIPVYAPSLQDFKEVVEAVGSFSINKLEVFKGGSPLVVNQPDDQAEVGRALANSCRSVAGVLVDAHLGDQLSEELFSRIESRATSQAKELLEKLQFFHIVASLSFA